TTCAGCTAGTTTTCCTAATGCAACACCCATTTTTTCTTGGTCTGCTTTAGTCTTAGGTTCAATAGCAACCGCAATAACTGGCTCAGGAAATTCCATAGATTCTAAAATCACTTTGTTATCTTCAGCAGATAAGGTATCTCCTGTTGTAACATCCTTTAAACCAACAGCTGCTGCTATATCCCCAGCGTGTACTTCATCGATTTCTTCTCTAGAGTTTGCATGCATCTGTACTAATCTACCAATTCTTTCTCGTTTACCTTTAGTAGAGTTATATACATAAGAACCTGCTTTTACTGTTCCAGAATATACACGGAAATAACTTAACTTTCCGATGAAAGGATCCGAAACAATTTTAAATGCTAAAGCTGCAAACGGCTCTTTATCATCAGATGGCACAACAATTTCTTCTTCAGTATCTACTGAAATTCCAGTGATAGCAGCAACATCAGTTGGTGCAGGGCAATAATCTACAACACCATCTAAAAGTGCTTGCACACCTTTGTTTTTGAAAGCTGATCCACAAAAACAAGGGATAATTTTAACATCTATTGTTGCTTTACGAATAGCAACTTTTAACTCTTCAAGAGAAATTTCTTCTCCTTCAAGATATCTCATCATTAATTCTTCATCAGTCTCAGCTACCGATTCAACTAACTTTTCACGGTATTCTGCAACTTGATCTTTCATATCATCAGGAATCGGTTGTTCTTCTGATTTAGTACCTAAATCGTCAATATACACATTTGCAGTGTTTTTAACTAAATCTACATATCCTACAAATGTATCTTCCGATCCAATAGGTAATTGCATCGGAACAGGATTTGCACCTAATCTTTCTTTTATTTGTCCAACTACATTTAAAAAGTCAGCTCCAACTCTATCCATTTTGTTTACAAATGCAATACGTGGAACATTGTACTTGTCTGCTTGACGCCATACTGTTTCAGATTGAGGTTCAACCCCACCTACAGAACAAAATACAGCAACCGCACTATCAAGTACGCGTAAGGAACGTTCAACCTCTACAGTAAAATCAACGTGCCCTGGCGTATCTATTATATTTATACGGTTACCATTCCACTGGGCAGTAGTGGCAGCAGAGGTAATTGTAATACCTCTTTCCTGCTCTTGAGCCATCCAGTCCATGGTTGCAGCACCTTCGTGCGTCTCACCTATTTTATGTGTTTTACCAGTATAAAAAAGTATACGCTCAGTAGTAGTGGTTTTACCTGCATC
The genomic region above belongs to Desulfonispora thiosulfatigenes DSM 11270 and contains:
- the fusA gene encoding elongation factor G, producing MARAFPLAKTRNIGIMAHIDAGKTTTTERILFYTGKTHKIGETHEGAATMDWMAQEQERGITITSAATTAQWNGNRINIIDTPGHVDFTVEVERSLRVLDSAVAVFCSVGGVEPQSETVWRQADKYNVPRIAFVNKMDRVGADFLNVVGQIKERLGANPVPMQLPIGSEDTFVGYVDLVKNTANVYIDDLGTKSEEQPIPDDMKDQVAEYREKLVESVAETDEELMMRYLEGEEISLEELKVAIRKATIDVKIIPCFCGSAFKNKGVQALLDGVVDYCPAPTDVAAITGISVDTEEEIVVPSDDKEPFAALAFKIVSDPFIGKLSYFRVYSGTVKAGSYVYNSTKGKRERIGRLVQMHANSREEIDEVHAGDIAAAVGLKDVTTGDTLSAEDNKVILESMEFPEPVIAVAIEPKTKADQEKMGVALGKLAEEDPTFKTNTDQETGQTLIRGMGELHLEIIVDRMLREFKVDAQVGKPQVAYKETIRKEYKAEGKFVRQSGGRGQYGHCVVVFSPNEPGKGYEFVSKIVGGSIPKEYIAPIDNGIKEAMDSGVLAGYPTVDVKATLVDGSYHDVDSSEMAFKVAGSMAFKEAARKADPCILEPIMKVEVTVPEEYMGDVMGDVNSRRGRIEGMEARTNTQVIRGLVPLSEMFGYATDLRSKTQGRGTYTMQFTHYEEVPKSIAEEIITKKQGA